One part of the Lachnospiraceae bacterium JLR.KK002 genome encodes these proteins:
- the polA gene encoding DNA polymerase I — protein sequence MSKKIVLIDGHSILNRAFFGIPDLTNTEGLHTNAVYGFLNIMFRILEEEKPEYLTVAFDVHAPTFRHKMYADYKGTRKPMAEELRQQVPVIKEVLKSMRVAIVEQEGYEADDILGTIATRCQQEGLEVSLVSGDRDLLQLASEHIKIRIPKTKRTGTEIEDYYGADVKEKYQVTPKEFIDVKALMGDTADNIPGVPGIGEKTATAIIAAYGSIEHAYEHVEELSPPRARKNLREFYEQAQMSKTLATIEVNAPIFYSLEEAVLGDLFTPEAYVWMKKLEFQNMLSRFQVEAPTTSSEQYFQEITEFSQAEKLFAEAGKAEGVGFQLLADQEAATEQEGQISMDSLLRTPKEQEASRRGEQILGAAVSFGEEQIFFVKTGPELTGAWLRQALADLLKQTGWAATFDLKQQLPWISPGQEERKKTADLLLAAYLLNPLKNDYAFDHVAKEHLDWMVPSRTDLLGKLSLAQAAREKPEELFRYGCFMAAAGFQAAKVLFQKLESTGMEQLFREIEMPLVYTLYEMEQEGVRVDGEALKIYGENLFGKITELEQEIYQEAGEEFNINSPKQLGVILFDKLKMPYGKKTKTGYSTAADVLEKLAGDYPLVSKILEYRQMTKLKSTYAEGLVGCIREDGRIHSTFHQTITATGRISSTEPNLQNIPIRMELGRQIRKVFIPGEGRVLIDADYSQIELRVLAHMSGDENLIEAYRKAQDIHRITASQVFHVPFEEVTSLQRRNAKAVNFGIVYGISSFGLSQDLSITRKEAAQYIDSYFETYPGVKEFLDRQVKEAKEQGYVTTMFGRRRPVPELSSGNFMQRSFGERVAMNSPIQGTAADIIKIAMIRVSEKLKEQGLRSRLILQVHDELLIEAWEEETEQVKAILEQEMETAADLSVKLEIDMKQGKDWYDAH from the coding sequence ATGAGTAAAAAAATAGTTTTAATTGACGGGCACAGTATTCTGAACAGAGCTTTTTTCGGAATTCCCGATCTGACCAACACGGAAGGACTTCACACCAATGCGGTGTATGGATTCCTGAATATCATGTTCCGCATACTGGAAGAAGAAAAGCCGGAATACCTGACGGTGGCCTTTGACGTGCACGCACCTACCTTTCGGCATAAAATGTACGCGGATTATAAGGGGACAAGGAAACCCATGGCAGAAGAACTGCGCCAGCAGGTGCCGGTGATAAAAGAAGTTCTGAAGTCCATGAGAGTTGCCATTGTGGAGCAGGAGGGCTATGAAGCCGATGATATTCTGGGAACCATTGCCACCCGCTGCCAGCAGGAAGGACTGGAAGTGTCCCTGGTATCCGGGGACCGGGATTTGCTGCAGCTTGCCAGTGAGCATATTAAGATTCGTATTCCCAAAACAAAACGTACCGGAACGGAAATCGAGGATTATTACGGGGCGGATGTAAAGGAAAAATATCAGGTAACACCCAAAGAGTTTATTGATGTAAAAGCTCTGATGGGAGATACTGCCGATAATATTCCGGGAGTGCCTGGAATCGGCGAAAAGACAGCTACCGCCATAATAGCAGCTTACGGAAGCATTGAACATGCATATGAGCATGTGGAGGAACTCAGTCCGCCCAGAGCCAGAAAAAACCTGCGGGAGTTTTATGAACAGGCGCAGATGAGCAAAACCCTTGCCACCATTGAGGTAAACGCACCCATTTTCTACAGCCTGGAGGAGGCGGTGCTGGGTGATTTATTCACACCGGAAGCCTATGTGTGGATGAAGAAGCTGGAATTTCAGAATATGCTGAGCCGCTTTCAGGTGGAGGCGCCGACGACTTCGTCAGAACAGTATTTTCAGGAGATAACGGAATTCTCTCAGGCAGAGAAACTGTTTGCGGAAGCCGGGAAAGCAGAGGGCGTGGGGTTTCAGCTCCTGGCAGACCAGGAGGCAGCGACGGAGCAGGAGGGCCAGATTTCCATGGACAGCCTTCTGAGAACTCCAAAAGAGCAGGAAGCGTCCCGGCGTGGGGAACAGATTCTGGGAGCGGCTGTTTCCTTTGGAGAAGAACAGATATTTTTTGTAAAAACAGGGCCGGAGCTGACAGGCGCATGGCTGAGGCAGGCATTGGCTGACTTGCTGAAGCAGACAGGCTGGGCGGCAACCTTTGATTTGAAGCAGCAGCTTCCCTGGATTTCTCCGGGGCAGGAGGAGCGGAAAAAAACGGCTGACCTGCTGCTGGCGGCTTATCTTCTGAATCCTCTGAAAAATGATTATGCCTTTGACCACGTGGCGAAGGAACATCTGGACTGGATGGTGCCTTCCCGGACGGATTTGCTGGGCAAACTGTCTCTGGCTCAGGCAGCCAGGGAAAAGCCGGAAGAACTGTTCCGGTATGGCTGCTTTATGGCTGCAGCAGGATTTCAGGCGGCAAAAGTTCTGTTTCAGAAGCTGGAATCTACCGGTATGGAACAGCTTTTCCGGGAAATTGAGATGCCTCTGGTCTATACGCTGTATGAGATGGAGCAGGAAGGGGTCCGGGTGGACGGAGAAGCCCTGAAAATCTATGGGGAGAATCTTTTCGGCAAAATCACAGAGCTGGAACAGGAAATATATCAGGAAGCCGGAGAAGAATTTAATATCAATTCTCCCAAACAGTTAGGGGTTATTCTGTTTGACAAGCTGAAAATGCCCTATGGAAAGAAAACAAAAACAGGTTATTCCACAGCGGCGGATGTACTGGAGAAGCTGGCGGGGGATTATCCGCTGGTATCGAAGATTCTGGAGTACCGCCAGATGACAAAGCTGAAATCCACATATGCGGAGGGGCTTGTGGGCTGTATCCGAGAAGATGGAAGAATTCATTCCACTTTCCATCAGACCATTACAGCTACGGGCAGAATCAGCAGTACGGAGCCCAATCTGCAGAATATCCCAATCCGGATGGAACTGGGGCGGCAGATTCGGAAGGTATTTATCCCCGGAGAAGGCCGTGTTCTCATTGATGCGGATTATTCCCAGATAGAACTGCGGGTGCTGGCCCACATGTCGGGAGACGAGAATCTTATCGAGGCTTATCGGAAGGCTCAGGATATTCACCGGATTACAGCTTCCCAGGTATTCCATGTGCCCTTTGAGGAAGTGACATCTCTGCAGCGGAGAAATGCCAAGGCTGTGAATTTCGGCATTGTTTACGGAATTAGTTCTTTTGGTCTGAGCCAGGATTTAAGTATTACCAGAAAAGAAGCGGCACAGTATATTGATTCTTATTTTGAGACGTATCCAGGGGTGAAGGAATTTCTGGACAGGCAGGTGAAGGAAGCAAAAGAGCAGGGCTATGTTACCACCATGTTCGGCAGGAGACGTCCGGTGCCGGAACTGTCTTCCGGTAATTTCATGCAGCGGTCCTTCGGAGAACGGGTGGCCATGAATTCACCCATTCAGGGAACCGCGGCAGATATCATTAAGATTGCCATGATTCGTGTCAGTGAAAAGCTGAAAGAACAGGGGCTCCGTTCCCGGCTGATTCTGCAGGTACATGATGAGCTTCTCATCGAAGCCTGGGAGGAGGAGACAGAGCAGGTAAAGGCCATTCTGGAGCAGGAAATGGAAACGGCAGCCGACCTTTCCGTTAAGCTGGAGATTGACATGAAGCAGGGAAAAGACTGGTACGACGCACACTAA
- a CDS encoding diguanylate cyclase: MNRLQEIGKRILTGELPITDKIKYSFTIYSLAAVHTFFLFFFLYIRIPSMAVYSLFSTLTYLYCRRLLRKEAYPLIYYISCGEIILNTIFTTWTIGWESGFSLFLLALVAAGFYVSYTFPRHKIISPFVCGILSAVAYFGCYFMGRSTPPLHTFPDRRVFHVLYTFNSLCTFAFITIFSILFMIDVRASFSKLFEENKMLGQIAGIDALTGLYNRWSMARFLSDAFQAERPFCLVMCDIDDFKKINDTYGHECGDEVLKHIARMIQSFVPEGSYVCRWGGEELLLLLNEYTSDEAAALADKIRSTIAGTDTDFQDSRIHHTITMGVAHHHKNQTVESTIARADMKLYIGKRNGKNVVIQ; this comes from the coding sequence TTGAACAGATTACAGGAAATCGGCAAACGGATTCTTACCGGAGAACTCCCGATTACGGACAAAATCAAATACAGCTTTACCATCTACTCTCTTGCGGCTGTTCATACTTTTTTTCTGTTCTTTTTCCTGTATATCCGCATCCCTTCCATGGCTGTCTACAGTCTGTTCAGCACACTGACTTACCTTTACTGCCGAAGGCTGCTCCGGAAGGAGGCCTACCCTCTTATTTATTATATTTCCTGCGGGGAGATTATTCTGAACACCATTTTCACCACCTGGACCATCGGCTGGGAAAGTGGTTTTTCTCTGTTTCTCCTGGCACTGGTAGCCGCCGGATTTTACGTTTCCTACACTTTTCCCCGGCATAAAATCATAAGTCCTTTTGTCTGCGGCATATTATCTGCCGTCGCTTATTTCGGATGTTATTTCATGGGACGCTCCACGCCTCCCCTGCACACCTTTCCGGACAGAAGAGTTTTTCATGTTCTTTATACCTTTAATTCCCTGTGCACCTTTGCATTTATTACGATTTTCTCCATTCTGTTTATGATTGACGTACGTGCTTCTTTCAGCAAACTGTTCGAAGAAAATAAAATGCTGGGACAGATTGCAGGGATTGACGCCCTGACCGGACTTTACAACCGCTGGAGTATGGCCAGATTCCTCTCTGATGCTTTTCAGGCAGAGCGGCCGTTCTGTCTGGTTATGTGTGATATTGATGATTTTAAGAAAATCAATGATACTTACGGACATGAATGCGGAGATGAAGTACTGAAGCATATTGCCAGGATGATTCAGAGCTTTGTGCCGGAAGGCAGCTATGTATGCCGCTGGGGCGGCGAAGAACTTCTGCTTCTTCTGAATGAATATACCTCCGATGAGGCTGCCGCCCTGGCGGATAAAATCCGCAGCACCATTGCCGGAACCGACACTGATTTTCAGGATTCCAGAATTCATCACACCATTACCATGGGCGTTGCTCACCATCACAAAAACCAGACGGTGGAGTCCACCATTGCCAGGGCAGATATGAAATTATACATCGGCAAACGCAACGGCAAAAATGTGGTAATTCAGTAA
- the smpB gene encoding SsrA-binding protein SmpB, with product MGKESIKLIANNKKAYHDYFIEDKYEAGISLAGTEVKSLRMGKCSVKESFIRVEKGEVFIYGMHISPYEKGNIFNKDPLRTRKLLLHRHEIHKIAGKMAEKGYTVVPLQVYFRGSLVKVEIALARGRKLYDKRQDIAKKDMRRESEREFKVKNLY from the coding sequence ATGGGAAAGGAAAGTATAAAATTAATTGCCAATAATAAGAAGGCATATCACGATTATTTCATAGAAGACAAATATGAAGCGGGGATTAGTCTGGCGGGGACAGAAGTAAAATCCCTGCGCATGGGAAAATGCTCTGTGAAAGAGTCCTTTATCCGGGTGGAAAAGGGAGAAGTCTTTATTTACGGAATGCATATCAGTCCCTATGAAAAGGGAAACATCTTCAATAAGGACCCCCTTCGTACCCGGAAACTTCTGCTCCACCGCCATGAAATTCATAAAATAGCAGGGAAAATGGCGGAAAAAGGGTATACGGTGGTGCCCCTGCAGGTGTATTTCAGGGGAAGCCTGGTGAAAGTGGAAATTGCCCTGGCACGAGGCAGGAAACTTTACGACAAACGTCAGGATATTGCGAAAAAAGATATGCGCCGGGAATCCGAGCGGGAATTTAAGGTGAAAAACCTGTACTGA
- the rnr gene encoding ribonuclease R has product MEKELLESRKNMIFEFMCSDLYVPMKLKELAILMDVPREDRDDLEQVLSELQKEGKIEVSRRGKYSKAESRFLCGTFTGNVRGFGFVSVEGEEKDIFIPEARVNGAMDGDLVQISLPPGKPSGKRREGAVEKILQRGVTRLVGTFQKNSSFGFVVPDNLKLAQDVFIPREYCRGAADGHKVVVELTEYGGDRKKPEGKVVEIIGHINDPGTDIMSIVKGYDLPMEFPEKVLKQAGNVARPVTTADMAGRKDIRDWQTVTIDGEDAKDLDDAITLTREGENYRLGVHIADVTNYVQEGSALDAEALNRGTSVYLVDRVIPMLPHILSNGICSLNAGEDRLALSCIMLIDKKGNVVDHELAETVVRSDRRMSYTSVRKILKDQDEAERAEYQELVPMFERMEELAAILREKRRKRGSIDFDFPETKIILDRQGKPLEIKPYERNVATRIIEDFMLLANETVAQDFFWQELPFVYRTHDTPDSEKIRKLGLFINNFGYSIRIGQEEIHPKELQKLLDKIEDTPEEPLISRLTLRSMKQARYTTINTGHFGLAAQYYCHFTSPIRRYPDLQIHRIIKETLRGKMTEKRITHYEAILPQVAVRSSQMERRADEAERETEKLKKVEYMSEHIGETFDGVISSVTSWGMYVELPNTIEGMIHVTSLKDDYYHYHEDTCELVGEAAGKRYRLGEKIRIVVADTDRMMRTINFVLPEDGEEPDLAAMPESEGPQEEKEL; this is encoded by the coding sequence ATGGAAAAAGAATTATTGGAAAGCAGAAAAAATATGATATTTGAATTCATGTGCAGTGACCTTTACGTGCCCATGAAGCTCAAAGAACTGGCCATTCTGATGGATGTGCCCAGAGAAGACAGAGATGACCTGGAACAGGTGCTTTCGGAACTTCAGAAAGAAGGAAAAATAGAAGTTTCCAGACGGGGTAAATACTCCAAAGCAGAAAGCAGGTTCCTGTGCGGGACTTTTACCGGAAATGTGCGGGGCTTCGGTTTCGTCAGTGTGGAGGGGGAAGAGAAAGATATATTCATACCGGAAGCCCGGGTGAACGGAGCCATGGACGGAGACCTGGTACAGATTTCCCTGCCGCCGGGAAAACCGTCAGGAAAACGCCGGGAAGGCGCGGTGGAGAAAATATTGCAAAGAGGTGTCACACGTCTGGTAGGTACCTTTCAGAAGAACAGCAGTTTTGGTTTTGTGGTGCCGGATAATCTGAAACTGGCGCAGGATGTATTTATCCCCAGGGAGTATTGCCGGGGAGCGGCGGACGGCCATAAAGTGGTGGTGGAACTCACGGAATATGGCGGCGACCGGAAGAAACCTGAAGGAAAAGTGGTGGAAATTATCGGGCATATCAATGATCCCGGAACGGATATCATGTCTATTGTAAAAGGATATGACCTGCCCATGGAATTTCCGGAAAAAGTTCTGAAACAGGCAGGAAACGTGGCCAGACCCGTGACCACAGCAGATATGGCAGGACGAAAAGATATCAGGGACTGGCAGACAGTGACCATTGACGGCGAGGACGCCAAAGATCTGGACGACGCCATCACCCTGACCAGAGAAGGAGAGAACTACCGTCTGGGCGTGCACATTGCAGACGTAACCAACTATGTGCAGGAGGGCAGCGCGCTGGATGCGGAAGCATTAAACCGGGGCACCAGCGTCTATCTGGTAGACCGGGTCATTCCTATGCTGCCCCACATTCTGTCCAACGGCATCTGTTCCCTGAATGCAGGAGAGGACCGACTGGCTTTAAGCTGCATTATGTTGATTGATAAAAAGGGAAATGTGGTGGACCACGAGCTGGCGGAAACAGTAGTCCGGTCAGACCGCCGCATGAGCTATACCAGTGTGCGGAAAATTCTGAAAGACCAGGACGAAGCGGAGCGGGCCGAATACCAGGAACTGGTGCCCATGTTTGAAAGAATGGAAGAACTGGCGGCCATATTGAGAGAGAAGCGGAGAAAACGCGGCTCCATTGATTTTGATTTCCCTGAGACAAAAATTATCCTGGACAGGCAGGGGAAACCCCTGGAAATCAAACCATACGAACGCAATGTGGCCACAAGAATCATTGAAGATTTTATGCTGCTGGCAAACGAGACCGTGGCTCAGGATTTTTTCTGGCAGGAGCTTCCATTTGTATACCGGACCCACGATACACCTGATTCGGAGAAAATCAGGAAACTGGGCCTTTTTATCAATAACTTCGGGTATTCCATCAGAATCGGTCAGGAAGAGATTCATCCGAAAGAACTGCAGAAGCTGCTGGATAAAATCGAAGATACTCCGGAAGAACCTTTAATCAGCAGGCTGACGCTGCGCTCCATGAAGCAGGCCAGGTATACCACCATTAATACCGGACATTTCGGCCTTGCCGCCCAGTATTACTGTCATTTTACTTCGCCTATCCGGCGTTATCCTGATTTACAGATTCACCGGATTATCAAGGAAACCCTCAGAGGGAAGATGACGGAGAAACGGATTACCCATTATGAAGCAATTCTGCCCCAGGTGGCAGTCCGCTCCAGCCAGATGGAGCGGCGGGCCGATGAGGCGGAGCGGGAGACGGAAAAACTGAAAAAGGTGGAATACATGTCGGAGCATATCGGAGAAACCTTTGATGGGGTGATTTCCAGCGTTACATCCTGGGGAATGTATGTGGAACTGCCCAATACGATAGAAGGCATGATTCATGTGACCAGCCTGAAAGACGATTACTACCATTATCATGAAGACACCTGCGAACTGGTGGGAGAAGCTGCCGGGAAACGTTACCGGCTGGGAGAGAAAATCCGGATTGTGGTGGCGGACACAGACCGGATGATGCGCACCATAAACTTTGTACTGCCTGAGGATGGGGAAGAACCAGACCTCGCTGCCATGCCGGAGTCTGAAGGACCGCAGGAAGAAAAGGAGCTGTAG
- the secG gene encoding preprotein translocase subunit SecG gives MAVLKTILMVIFILISIGLTVIVLMQEGKSAGLGTISGAADTYWGRNKGRSREGILVKITRVLVVLFLVIAAVLNIGSF, from the coding sequence ATGGCAGTATTAAAAACGATTTTAATGGTAATATTTATTTTAATAAGTATTGGACTGACAGTCATTGTTTTGATGCAGGAAGGAAAATCGGCAGGACTTGGAACCATCAGCGGTGCGGCAGACACTTACTGGGGCAGGAACAAGGGACGTTCCAGAGAGGGAATTCTGGTGAAGATTACCAGGGTATTGGTGGTTCTGTTTCTGGTGATTGCCGCTGTATTGAATATTGGAAGTTTTTAA
- a CDS encoding diguanylate cyclase: protein MLQSVCAAVEEIFPDTPYMGCSTSGNIIDCRLSGNITVVCTVFELPSTQVKLFQYDLSKDSVGHITDEILVEAEENPWVKAMEMFFTIPEGSTTRFCDGLKNIRPDIQIFGGVACSDDITSDDSCVFSKGADISERSIVILFYGGEEFHVESINVTGWKPLGRKFHVTKSNGSVLQELDGIPAYDVYRKYLNIKNDENFFYNTLEFPLFYEHNDTTILRTPVASNEDGSITMTSDMDIGSVVRISYGDPGTIVESIKQDSRKIAEFAPDLLHIFSCAARRTFWTTKEPTYEIYPFREISSSSGFFSHGEFLRTGGNLNQHNVTLVIAAMREGEKKVSVSAGSSPEENSLSKVPLVSRLATFISMTSLELEEINQKLEQANEKLKTAAIIDGLTGLYNRREIQAQIEAAIAGEPNRKFSLVMLDIDNFKQVNDTYGHQAGDAVIIGLANLLNSEKSDYMRNVSSGRWGGEEFMMLLHDTELSAASYIADLIRQCFANTDFPAMRTQTVSLGVTQAREDDTLDKLCTRVDAALYKAKKNGKNRVVVI from the coding sequence CTGTCGGTTGTCCGGAAACATTACGGTGGTGTGTACGGTGTTTGAGCTTCCCTCCACGCAGGTGAAGCTGTTCCAGTATGATTTGTCAAAGGACAGTGTGGGGCACATTACCGATGAGATTCTGGTGGAAGCAGAAGAAAATCCCTGGGTGAAGGCCATGGAAATGTTTTTTACCATTCCGGAAGGCTCTACGACTCGATTTTGCGACGGACTGAAAAATATACGGCCGGATATTCAGATTTTCGGCGGTGTTGCCTGCAGCGATGATATAACCAGTGATGATTCCTGTGTGTTTTCCAAAGGGGCGGACATTTCCGAACGGTCCATCGTGATATTGTTTTACGGGGGTGAAGAATTCCATGTGGAATCTATAAATGTAACAGGATGGAAACCGCTGGGCCGGAAGTTCCATGTGACCAAATCCAATGGTTCGGTATTACAGGAACTGGATGGAATTCCTGCTTATGATGTGTACCGTAAATATCTGAATATTAAAAATGATGAGAATTTTTTCTATAATACGCTGGAATTTCCATTATTCTATGAGCATAATGATACCACCATACTGCGTACTCCCGTAGCCAGCAACGAGGATGGCTCCATTACCATGACCTCAGATATGGACATTGGCTCGGTGGTACGGATTTCCTACGGAGATCCGGGTACTATTGTTGAGAGTATCAAACAGGACAGCAGGAAGATTGCAGAATTTGCACCTGATTTATTACATATTTTTTCCTGTGCCGCCAGACGTACGTTCTGGACCACCAAAGAACCCACTTATGAGATTTATCCCTTCCGGGAAATTTCATCTTCCAGCGGATTTTTTTCCCATGGAGAATTTCTGCGGACCGGCGGGAACCTGAATCAGCACAATGTAACCCTTGTAATCGCCGCCATGCGGGAAGGGGAGAAAAAGGTTTCCGTATCTGCAGGCAGTTCCCCGGAGGAAAATTCCCTGTCAAAGGTGCCGCTGGTGTCACGTCTGGCCACGTTCATCAGTATGACATCCCTGGAACTGGAGGAGATTAATCAGAAGCTGGAGCAGGCCAATGAGAAATTAAAGACAGCGGCCATTATTGACGGGCTGACAGGGCTTTATAACAGGAGGGAAATACAGGCACAGATAGAGGCGGCCATTGCCGGTGAACCGAATCGGAAATTTTCGCTGGTCATGCTCGATATAGACAATTTCAAGCAGGTGAATGACACTTACGGCCATCAGGCCGGAGATGCGGTCATTATTGGACTGGCCAATCTTCTGAACAGTGAAAAGTCGGATTATATGCGGAATGTTTCTTCCGGGCGATGGGGCGGGGAAGAATTTATGATGCTGCTTCATGATACGGAACTTTCCGCCGCTTCCTATATTGCGGATTTGATTCGCCAGTGTTTTGCCAATACGGATTTCCCGGCCATGCGGACCCAGACAGTCAGCCTTGGGGTAACTCAGGCCAGAGAAGACGATACGCTGGATAAGCTGTGCACCCGTGTGGATGCAGCCCTCTACAAAGCCAAGAAGAATGGGAAAAACAGGGTTGTTGTTATCTGA